From a region of the Mytilus galloprovincialis chromosome 3, xbMytGall1.hap1.1, whole genome shotgun sequence genome:
- the LOC143067773 gene encoding uncharacterized protein YwbO-like, with translation MFISRGQFLWTNKVRFFCLAGSGTKIHIKSCGLKRKMSTMSKVNVDIVSDVLUPWCWVGKKKMELAMNSLKDKIEFRVRWEPFLLNPNAPADGSPKPATYTDPSNPRVAMLRKTGEALGIELYNQPKVFPSTLKAHTLLEFVKTKNGGEKQDDVAERLFKKYFTEADTLKEDSLLSVAKEFGFDENEAKSFIDNQQENVRQKALMWSNKGISGVPAFYMNGQKMFSGAQEPDAFKRMFEIAAEKFPLQSSKT, from the exons ATGTTTATCAGTAGAGGTCAATTTTTGTGGACAAATAAAGTGAGATTTTTTTGTCTAGCAGGATCTGGGACAAAGATACACATAAAGAGTTGTGGCCTGAAAAGAAAAATGTCTACTATGTCAAAAGTGAACGTAGATATTGTCAGCGATGTGCTTTGACCATGGTGTTGGGTTGGGAAGAAGAAAATGGAACTGGCTATGAACTCACTCAAAGATAAAATTGAGTTTAGAGTTCGCTGGGAGCCATTTCTTCTCAACCCTAATGCCCCAGCAGATGGTTCGCCAAAACCAGCAACGTATACAGATCCTTCAAATCCAAG AGTTGCGATGTTGCGGAAGACAGGAGAAGCGCTTGGTATTGAGTTGTACAATCAACCAAAAGTATTTCCGAGTACATTGAAAGCTCATACCTTATTGGAGTTTGTCAAAACTAAGAATGGAGGAGAGAAACAGGATGACGTTGCAGAAAGGTTATTTAAG AAATACTTTACGGAGGCAGACACATTGAAAGAAGATTCATTGCTTTCAGTTGCAAAAGAATTTGGATTTGACGAGAATGAAGCAAAGTCATTTATTGACAATCAGCAAGAAAATGTACGTCAGAAAGCCCTTATGTGGTCCAACAAAGGTATATCTG GAGTTCCAGCGTTTTACATGAATGGACAGAAAATGTTTTCAGGAGCACAAGAACCAGATGCTTTCAAGAGAATGTTTGAAATTGCAGCAGAAAAATTTCCATTACAGTCCAGTAAAACATAA